The genome window tatgacatttccagcatttactagACCGATTAGGgtacattttagctaatctattGGGTGGTAAAttccatctataaaacattttgtataaattctctttataagatgttgccattgtcattttatagtttctagaccacagtttgtgccatttttcaaagtcaatgttatatccaaaaaaattgcccattgaaccattgtttctttgactTGTTCGTCCTctattttccaatttaaaagaaatgtatatattttcctaattaatttatcatctgatgttaacatcagtgttgtctgttctttataaaaatcatacattttaaaatccatttcatATCTAGATTGTATTTATTATCGGCCACCACGATGTGTCTAATCCCTGTCTATAAGGACTTGTTTCAGTTTTAATCTCCTATGTATATCTAACATATTTGTATAGGTTAAACCttttttcaaaattcagaagatTTAGATGAACAAATGCGTCTATAGTTGAAACCCGCCCTGGTATTTTTGTGTATCCCATATTAAATAAAAGGAGTTTCTAATGTAGTGGTTTTGGAAATGCCTGTGGGGtttagctttctgataccataaaaaggcatgtcaacccaactgtaaatcatgtccctCTAAATACAAAAGTCTTTTGCTTTTCAGACTAATCCATTATTTCAACCACATTAGGgtagatgattggtaatataaagTCCAGTCTGGTAAACCGAAGTCTCCTTTTTCCTTAGATTCTTGCAACATTTtcaatttgattctggctttcttcccttgccaaataaattTTATATCACCTTGTTTAGATCATCAAAgtatttcttctctgttttcactGTCACTGTTTGAAATAGAAAGAGTCCTTTTAGCCCGATATTCATGGTTTGCTTGCTCCCCCCCTtctgccagaacagattaattgtgtttctgatgagtcttgcagtactgggtttttttgttttttgtttccttttttgcatttccgatgggtcttgcagattttgcttgctttctgctttgcttcttttgcatttctgatgggtcttgcacactttgcttgctttctgctttgcttttctagcagttctgatgggtcttgcatgacttgcttgcttttctccccccccccccctcctttggctggaacagattaatcatgtttctgataATTCTTGcagtgttgggttttttgtttttttgtttcctttggccggaacagattaatgtcttttcagtgcattcctatgtgaaatggtgatTTGacctacgaccatttcaagttatgaccggagttctaGAGGCAATTAAATTCATAAATCAAGGCGCCATTGTAGTTTTCTTTTTCACTATTTGTAGGTCTGACCTCTCTGAAAGTTGATTTTTTGTTAGGCTGTTAAAtgtttcactataactttagtttttatttgtttattttcaatcCTGCTACTTCTCTGAATTCATCAGTTTTCTGCAGTAGCCTCAATGTTGTTTCCAGCGGATCTTCCAAAATGAACACCAAATTTGTGATTCTCATCCTTTATTTTAGTTTGTTTGATTTCTGGATCTTTCCTCATattcctatttaatacttccaaagttaatatgaataataataaagagagtGGACATCCCTGTTTACTGCCTTTTTCATATTAATATCCATCTATTCACTATTTACAATTacattttgtatttgtttattatagattgtctcaattgcatttatgaagtttttcccaaaatccatagctttaatttgctgtatcataaattgccaattTATTTTATCAGATgctttttgggcatccagaaAGACTAATGCCAGTTGTTTCTTTGCATGCACCTcttaatattctaatatgtctaaAAATGTCCTTAGGTTGTACCTTTGGCAAAAATCCATTTGGGTCTCAATGAATgaactccatttaaaaaaattcagtctttCCATTATAATTATTGTTTCAATTGATATAATTAATTTCAATTCttgaatgagaattttttttaaaaaaataaactagatAGTAGAAGGGAATACAGAGCATAATATGTTTAGGcgctttttttgaaaaatataagaACTATCAATTTtcataactttatttatttatttatttatttatttatttatttatttatttatttatttatttatttatttatttatttatttatttatttatttatttatttatttatttataccccacctatctggcaattacgaccactctaggcggcttaagaCTCATTGATGTTTAACTGCTCTAAAACTACTTGGATCTAAGAATTTGAAAATTCTTCTGTAGATCAAGGGGAAGGTACTCTAGCTGTCAAAATGACTCAAATATCAGCCAGAACCATGACTGCCAGTGGTCAGAAATTGCGGGCATTTTCATTCAGAAATGTCTGGCACATCACAAGTTCCCACCCTGGCTGTAGATCGTTGACTTGATAGACGTTTCAGAACTCTTAATTTTTCTTGAACAATGGGACCTTATTTAGGGAAGCAGCTCCTTGGTATATTGTAAAGTGGGTTCTTGAAAACCAAACTAAACCAAAAATTTCTacttaaatccaacttgacagTTGATACATTCCCTGATGAACACACCACATTCCACTATACCTAGGTAGTTTGTTGTCCAAAACCAAATACTGCAAGGAGATctgcccatttatttatttatttatttatttatttatttatttatttattttatttctatcccgcctatctgatcatattagagtATGTGTTTCAAGAGGAGTGGGTGGAGTTGGTCAGTGGACATCTGTGGGGTCCTTCTGGAAATAAACACCAAGGAAAGACAGCTTCCACATGTATTGCAATTCAGCCTTTCTAAAGTTGAATTGAGAGTGGATAtttctactacagtggggtcttgacttaagaacagctcgagttaagaacattttgacttaagaaccgctctcataggaaaatattgacttgacttaagtacttagatttgagttaagaactgaaaaaaacccatgtgggaggcagggaaagtgcaaaatgtgaactttcagttaactgttggccagtgaaaagggtgcctgtctgcttcctcactcctcccagcgtttagagagtggattgggagacagtcttcagaccgcctggtactgtactgcctggtactgtattttccctgccttccctgaacctttcttgacctaaggaaaaagaaacaaaatatcccccctctagtggtcaaaggcggaatagcagcttctcattagtttctatggacggaaaagagcagatacggatcaaatggttttcaatgcattcctatgggaaatgcagatttgacctgagaacgttttgacttgagaaccgccttccaatacggattaagttctcaagtcaagaccccactgtactctgttcTAAACAGTAACCTTGTTTGATGAGATGTAATAATGGTGCACATGTATTTAAATCCTTCAGTAACTTAGTATTCTTTAATTTCTTCATGCAGGATTCAAGGAAAGGAAATGACTAACAAATCTATAGTGACGGAGTTTCTTCTGATGGGATTTTCTGATGATCGTGACGGTCAAATTCAGCATTCTGTGATATTTCTTGTCGTCTACTTAATAGCTTTAGTGGGCAACTTGCTTATCATCACAGCTGTAGCCCTAGATTACCACCTTCACAGCCCCATGTATTTCTTTTTGGTCAACCTAGCATTTATAGATATTTGCTACATCACTACTACTGTTCCCAAATCCATAAGTGTTtcattaaaaaacagcaaacagatCTCTTTTGCTGGGTGTGTTACACAAATCTATTTAGTTGTCGCTTGTGCTGGTGGTGAGCTTTCCTTACTCACTATCATGGCATATGACCGTTATGTAGCAATTTGCCTTCCGCTACAATATGGGTTAATCATGAAGAGGCATGCTTGCTTCCAAATGGTAGCGGCTTCCTGGATAAGCAACCTGTTCCATGCAGCACTGCAAACCGGTTTAACTTTCAGGTTGAACTTCTGTGAATCTAATGTGATTGGGCAGTATTTTTGTGATATGCCACAGTTGCAAAAGATTTCTTGCACCAATACAAAAGTCAATGAgattatgatttttgtcatcgTGTCTAGTGTGGAGTCAGTTTGTTTTGCATTTATCTGTGCTTCCTACGTCTACATCTTCTTTGCAGTGCTGAGGATTCCATCAGTTCAAGCAAGATACAAAGCATTCTCTACCTGTACTCCCCACTTGACTgtcttctctttgtttttcatCACAGGAGTGTGTTCATACACAAGGCCTAGAGCACTCTCCACTCCCACTGTGGACTTAATTTCCGCCGTCTTATATACAGTGTTACCACCAGTTCTGAATCCCATCGTCTATAGTTTTAGGAACAAGGATATCCAAGAGGCGATATGGACAATACCAAAAAAAATTAAGGATCTCATGGCATGACTGTTAGTATCTTTATCTTTTGAGGATCATGTAGAAAAGCTCAAATTCTACAACACAATACAACTGTATAGTGTTTTCTATTGGGAATTAGTCCCCTTTGTCTTCACATCTCCTTCTTGACTCAGACTTATAATTTCCAGTAAATTCCAGCTCTGAAGGGGTACACCCATAAATGACTAATTATTTTGACATTCTATAAAGTATATCATTATAGTGTCCTCAACAAAGCAGATGGATATCAGTTGCAAAGCAGTACACCTCAGTCCAAGTCCTGTCTTTTCAATGGAATGAACATGGAATGTGCTCTGTCTTGGGAGAGTAGGTTGTTtccttccctcttgtcctttcaATGAATGTTACAGACATGTCTGTAGGCACGGTTTTAATAAGTAAATTGAGGTAGATCTCTTCCCAGAGATTTTATTTCAACATAAGCCCTATTGAACAGATCAGGAATTATTCAGCAGTAAATATGCATATGGACTGTCAAACAGCACATGTTTCTGTTAATGAAGACCAAGTT of Pogona vitticeps strain Pit_001003342236 chromosome 6, PviZW2.1, whole genome shotgun sequence contains these proteins:
- the LOC110071720 gene encoding olfactory receptor 14A16-like, translating into MTNKSIVTEFLLMGFSDDRDGQIQHSVIFLVVYLIALVGNLLIITAVALDYHLHSPMYFFLVNLAFIDICYITTTVPKSISVSLKNSKQISFAGCVTQIYLVVACAGGELSLLTIMAYDRYVAICLPLQYGLIMKRHACFQMVAASWISNLFHAALQTGLTFRLNFCESNVIGQYFCDMPQLQKISCTNTKVNEIMIFVIVSSVESVCFAFICASYVYIFFAVLRIPSVQARYKAFSTCTPHLTVFSLFFITGVCSYTRPRALSTPTVDLISAVLYTVLPPVLNPIVYSFRNKDIQEAIWTIPKKIKDLMA